A single window of Nicotiana sylvestris chromosome 5, ASM39365v2, whole genome shotgun sequence DNA harbors:
- the LOC138868274 gene encoding uncharacterized protein produces MKQQYGINKSNIKAYRTKEKALELLRGIPRESYRKLSGHLYMINMTNPGSVTRLHKSEDERFMYVFIALNASIIRWKYCYPIIVVDGTFLKSSHRGTMLTASAQDATAYAVVDSENDASWEWFFEMFRQAFGEKERMCIVSDRHASILRGASIVYPEVSHCVCIFHLWNNIKKQFNKNHDRLREVFFAMARAYKIEDFNRLMEDMDSIDKRVRGYLFQVGYEKWSIVHSIVNRSMVMTSNIAESLNARNREARELPIMSLLDYMMNLVMEWNNTNRMTAMSTFIDIGQKYHEVLKENSYLSQKMTVKPSTDYVYVVMDAKKRRNIVYMQKRECSCKRFQVDEIPSPHAMAVLDYTHMEAPKYCSAHYTKEYFKKTYEVPVNPLRDETTWDLPTKVLDNVVLPPIVKGKPRILTKSRRKGLYEYLYTETVTCGLCGKQGHNRRTCRNAQDN; encoded by the exons ATGAAACAACAGTATGGGATTAATAAGAGTAACATAAAAGCTTATAGAACAAAAGAAAAGGCGCTTGAACTACTAAGAGGGATACCGCGTGAATCTTATAGAAAACTGTCGGGTCACTTGTatatgataaatatgacaaatccTGGTTCTGTCACAAGGTTACATAAATCAGAGGACGAGCGCTTCATGTATGTTTTTATCGCACTAAATGCATCAATCATAAGATGGAAATATTGTTACCCTATCATAGTGGTTGATGGGACATTCCTCAAATCATCACACAGAGGAACAATGTTAACAGCTAGCGCACAAGATGCAACAG CATATGCTGTTGTAGATTCTGAAAATGATGCTTCCTGGGAATGGTTTTTTGAAATGTTTAGACAGGCTTTTGGGGAAAAGGAAAGGATGTGCATCGTATCGGATCGTCATGCAAGCATATTGAGGGGTGCTTCGATTGTGTATCCAGAGGTATCTCACTGTGTATGCATCTTTCATCTTTGGAATAACATAAAGAAGCAGTTCAATAAGAACCATGACCGGCTGAGGGAAGTATTTTTTGCAATGGCCAGAGCATACAAAATTGAAGATTTTAATCGCCTCATGGAAGATATGGACAGCATTGATAAGAGGGTAAGGGGTTACCTATTCCAAGTTGGTTATGAAAAGTGGTCTATAGTGCATTCCATTGTTAATAGATCCATGGTGATGACTTCAAATATTGCCGAGTCACTCAATGCAAGGAACAGAGAGGCAAGAGAGCTACCAATCATGAGTTTGCTAGATTACATGATGAATTTGGTTATGGAATGGAATAATACAAATAGAATGACTGCAATGAGTACATTTATTGACATAGGACAAAAATATCATGAAGTACTGAAGGAAAATAGCTATTTGTCGCAAAAGATGACG GTGAAGCCTTCAACCGATTATGTATATGTAGTAATGGATGCTAAAAAAAGGCGAAACATAGTCTACATGCAAAAAAGAGAATGCTCGTGCAAACGATTTCAAGTGGATGAGATTCCTAGTCCACATGCTATGGCAGTATTGGACTACACACACATGGAAGCACCTAAATATTGTTCTGCCCATTATACCAAGGAATACTTCAAGAAGACATATGAAGTACCAGTTAATCCACTTCGTGATGAAACTACATGGGACCTTCCAACAAAGGTGTTAGATAATGTGGTCCTACCACCGATAGTGAAGGGCAAACCAAGAATACTGACGAAGTCGCGACGCAAGGGACTTTATGAATATCTGTATACTGAAACTGTTACATGTGGACTTTGTGGAAAACAAGGACATAATAGAAGAACATGTAGGAATGCTCAAGACAACTAG
- the LOC104249627 gene encoding chalcone isomerase-like protein 2 isoform X1, whose translation MGKNEVMMDEFPFPSQFMINTKPLSLMGYGITDIEIHFLQIKFTAIGVYLDPEIVTHLQQWKGKTGTELTENDDFFEAIVNAPVDKFLRVVVIKEIKGSQYGVQLESAVRDRLAEVDKYEEEEEEALEKIVEFFQSKYFKKSSVITYSFPATSGIAKISFATEGKEDSEIKVENANVVEMMKKWYLGGSRGVSPTTISSLAHNLSAELSK comes from the exons A TGGGAAAGAACGAAGTGATGATGGATGAATTTCCTTTTCCTTCTCAGTTCATGATCAACACTAAGCCTTTATCTTTGATGGGCTATG GAATAACTGATATAGAGATACACTTTCTCCAAATTAAATTCACTGCAATTGGAGTTTACTTGGATCCAGAAATTGTGACTCATTTGCAGCAGTGGAAGGGCAAAACAGGAACTGAATTAACTGAAAATGATGACTTCTTTGAGGCTATTGTTAATG CTCCAGTTGATAAATTCTTGAGAGTAGTTGTGATTAAAGAAATCAAAGGTTCACAATATGGAGTGCAGCTAGAGAGTGCTGTACGCGACCGTTTAGCTGAAGTTGATAAatatgaagaagaggaagaagaagcacttgagAAAATTGTTGAATTTTTCCAGTCTAAGTATTTCAAGAAAAGTTCAGTTATAACATATTCTTTTCCAGCTACTTCTGGCATTGCAAAG ATTTCGTTCGCAACAGAAGGTAAAGAAGACTCTGAAATTAAAGTGGAAAATGCAAATGTTGTAGAAATGATGAAGAAATGGTACTTAGGTGGAAGTAGAGGAGTATCTCCTACAACTATTTCTTCTTTGGCCCACAACCTTTCTGCTGAATTATCTAAGTAA
- the LOC104249627 gene encoding chalcone isomerase-like protein 2 isoform X2, which yields MGKNEVMMDEFPFPSQFMINTKPLSLMGYGITDIEIHFLQIKFTAIGVYLDPEIVTHLQQWKGKTGTELTENDDFFEAIVNAPVDKFLRVVVIKEIKGSQYGVQLESAVRDRLAEVDKYEEEEEEALEKIVEFFQSKYFKKSSVITYSFPATSGIAKAIYITPLGATVKLPLCDL from the exons A TGGGAAAGAACGAAGTGATGATGGATGAATTTCCTTTTCCTTCTCAGTTCATGATCAACACTAAGCCTTTATCTTTGATGGGCTATG GAATAACTGATATAGAGATACACTTTCTCCAAATTAAATTCACTGCAATTGGAGTTTACTTGGATCCAGAAATTGTGACTCATTTGCAGCAGTGGAAGGGCAAAACAGGAACTGAATTAACTGAAAATGATGACTTCTTTGAGGCTATTGTTAATG CTCCAGTTGATAAATTCTTGAGAGTAGTTGTGATTAAAGAAATCAAAGGTTCACAATATGGAGTGCAGCTAGAGAGTGCTGTACGCGACCGTTTAGCTGAAGTTGATAAatatgaagaagaggaagaagaagcacttgagAAAATTGTTGAATTTTTCCAGTCTAAGTATTTCAAGAAAAGTTCAGTTATAACATATTCTTTTCCAGCTACTTCTGGCATTGCAAAG GCtatctacatcacaccccttggagcaacggtaaaacTGCCTTtatgtgacctatag
- the LOC104220446 gene encoding uncharacterized protein: MFRRTCFGYFVDLPEFFIQNQLIHSLLLREVVSPKDNELWIKVNSTKLRFGLAEFCIITDLKCNGDPNKDYESVQSSRLMELYFPSMSKVSKKSLTDCFLNKMWKSDEDALKIAVLYFIHNFLFSTTNDDLITKNNFLLVESGDFETFPWGKVVFNVTLCSMKDKVRSRREMYRYGGLPLSFQCWFYECCPYTRKNLACRVGNLMPHILNWKVKKKVTFKRLRKEFFLLSQEQLVFGNIFPTNDEQTRLQLDDFVPVCEDKNEIHIESGVVVEVKTSAKKHSKNKPESQSINNENPNPQSSNLNSSEKELKLMRSEIKKGNQKNDNHHDKKFLENNFSSEEVMEKNIGIEEVLKKNVDNEVSLEQTIDVMEGVVKDSIQDGKSSKRVGDDEAWIEDAEPEITAITQQFCDKNTSNMGSLVDDSVQLGKNSCEEGGKDNSWSNDA, translated from the exons ATGTTTAGAAGAACATGTTTTGGTTATTTTGTGGACTTGCCCGAATTTTTTATACAGAACCAACTTATCCATTCACTATTGCTTAGGGAAGTAGTGTCACCTAAAGATAATGAGTTATGGATTAAAGTGAATAGCACCAAGTTGCGCTTTGGACTTGCAGAGTTTTGTATTATTACAGATTTAAAGTGTAATGGTGATCCCAATAAGGATTATGAATCTGTCCAGTCGAGTCGGTTGATGGAATTGTACTTTCCAAGCATGTCGAAAGTGTCTAAGAAATCGTTAACTGACTGTTTCTTAAACAAGATGTGGAAATCTGATGAGGATGCATTAAAGATTGCAGTATTGTATTTCATTCACAATTTCCTATTTTCTACTACGAATGATGATTTGATAACTAAGAATAATTTTCTGTTGGTTGAATCTGGTGATTTTGAGACTTTCCCTTGGGGAAAAGTGGTTTTTAATGTTACGTTGTGTTCAATGAAGGATAAGGTTCGTAGTAGGAGAGAGATGTACCGATATGGTGgtttgcctttgtcattccagtGTTGGTTTTATGAATGCTGCCCCTATACTCGCAAAAACCTCGCTTGCCGGGTTGGAAATCTTATGCCACACATACTTAACTGGAAAGTAAAGAAGAAGGTGACGTTTAAAAGGTTGAGGAAAGAGTTTTTTCTTTTAAGTCAGGAGCAG tTGGTGTTTGGTAACATTTTCCCAACAAATGATGAACAAACAAGACTTCAATTGGATGACTTTGTCCCAGTTTGTGAAGATAAAAATGAGATTCATATTGAATCTGGAGTCGTGGTTGAAGTTAAAACAAGTGCTAAGAAGCACTCCAAAAATAAGCCAGAATCACAATCTATCAACAATGAGAATCCGAATCCACAGTCCAGTAACTTGAATTCAAGCGAGAAAGAGCTAAAACTTATGAGAAGTGAAATCAAGAAG GGTAATCAAAAAAATGACAACCATCATGATAAGAAATTTTTAGAGAATAATTTTAGTAGTGAGGAAGTTATGGAGAAAAATATTGGCATTGAAGAAGTTCTAAAGAAAAATGTTGACAATGAGGTAAGTCTAGAGCAAACTATTGATGTTATGGAGGGTGTGGTGAAAGATTCTATACAAGATGGTAAAAGTAGTAAAAGAGTTGGTGATGACGAAGCCTGGATTGAGGATGCCGAGCCTGAAATCACTGCAATCACCCAACAGTTTTGTGACAAAAATACTTCTAATATGGGGAGTTTGGTGGATGATTCTGTACAACTTGGTAAAAATAGTTGTGAGGAAGGTGGTAAGGACAATAGCTGGAGTAATGATGCTTAG